The genomic segment aaaggcgctctAAAAAGAAgtaagggctcaaaggcgcactcaaaatgaggtagggttagaaaatgcactacgTAAAAGGTGATGGTGAAACACCGATCTGACAatgttgaaagcaatgcattatgatcaatatgcatgtatacttacctgagaaatataggtccccctttTCCTCATGGagtctttctttttctcaaaagtttgagtcttgGTAGCAAACTTCGATGGTCTTTTCGCTCTTGCTTACTTGAGTCATGTCTTGTGATATTGACCTCTAGGAAGGACTTGATATCATCATACTTCTTTGTTCTCCACCCTTTATCTCAAGGATTGTCAATTTTGCTCGACATTTTTCTTAGAAAGAGAATCATGAAGCAAGCCCTACCAGGTGTTTTCGATTGCCCCCCAActtgatcatgcccccaagtaTTCAATTTGGTTTGGGGATGAGGATATATGAAGGAAGGTTTGACAAGGAGTTGTTTTCATGCAgaaattttgtaatttcaaagctattccagacatagaaattatttttacatcgattcaaagcaaactcattctaaagaaattcaagtgattcctatggagaggttttcagaagtgatgaaaactttttgttttgcttttggtgaaaatatgAAATGACATTTTGTTGGTCAAGAGGTTCAAACTTCAATTTGAGGGTTACAAAGAACCGATTttcaaaacattcattttatttgcatgaataatgatttggtTCGCATGAGAAAACATTGCCTACCAATCCAAATTGCTCGGCTTTAATCAAAAAGAGCTTAATTAGGCATGTAATGTAGGCTTGGGCCCTTggttatgaagaaaaatgaCTTTTATAAGCTCAAAAGATGTTTAAGGGATTTCAAGACTGAAGATCACTAGTGCTTATTTGATGGCCTTTTATCTTTGGAATGTCTTTCCAAAATGGTCTATTGTGCCCCTCAATGTTGGTCTTGggctctttctctttattttcttcattcttcACTTGGTTGAGTATCATCATAtcagttattttttagaaactCAAATCTTTTAGAtcctttgaatttttcttcataCCCCCATCTTTGTTTGGGCACCTTTGACCattgagaaattttgttttgatgccCCCTGGTTCATTTGAGACACTttcaatcattgatttttttttctatatctcTCGCACTTGCCCCcagtggggtgtgatcctagcaaAGGTTATTTCAAAGCCGGGGGGGCTTTTTTTGGTAGAGATAAGGAATGAGCGGCGGCTTCCGTGAGGGAGAAGGAAGGGttcaaatttttagggttttttgtggtttagggttttgtgTGGTTCtttaaattgtgaaaaattgcCCCACCCCTCCGTTTTTTTGTGTTATAGACtcatatttataggcaaaatattgtttggtcctcaaacatggtccctcaactttttcttttttgtaaattttgatttttcttatttttttgtattttttaaaaacaagcaatatcaacgtcgactcaataaggaaaatcaatgattttaaaaatgacgcgtgaaaagtcgaacgcgttcaaaagacctttgaaaatttaaattcttttaaaacaatgctaaaaatgctaaaaacgatgcaaatatattaaaaacatatttttaaaattttaattgtttttcactatttttttatttttcaaaaattttattaaaaagataggTCAAAAATTGGATAGCAACAGTTGTCATTCTATAGTATTTTATTGCAAAAGATTCAAATACTTTTACATTGAAATCACCAAACAAGTTGAAATCtatcaaaatatttacatgaataaagcTAATGGAATATGGATATGAAGAATTTCAAAAAACCAATAGCAAAGATTGATCGTGCGATTAATGAGTTACCTCTTGCCACCCGATACGAAGCAAAGAATAGAATTATTTAATCTAAGTATGTAGTGTCGCACGTCACCCGCGTGGCGTTGTTTAGTGATTTTCATTCGTTTGCTTGATTCTTttggagtcgtcacctagtattcgATTCAGGGTTACTACAAAACCTATATGTACTGGtctttgtcagagattcacgggtaaggggctggttgtggctagggaaggtattagcacctttaacacaccctacctgtggtaagctgcttcgtgattTGATGCGATTTAAAAGATCTTGAAAGTTGTCCTGCCAATGatttcgtaaaaaaaaaaaagttatcctCGGTAAGAGATCCTTATTTTATTAGGTAAAGAAAATCTAATTGCTCTaacatcaataaaacaaaacaaacttttcaatttaatatcaagaatacatcttacgtataagattatttgtttttttcctatcaacaTCAACTCGAATgaggaaaatcattgattttaaaatataacgcGTAAAAAGTAAAACGTGTTCAAAagacttttaaaaatttaaattctcttGAGACAAtgttaaaaatgctaaaaatgatgcaaatacattgaaaaaacatattttttggatttttgttgtttttcgctatttctttatttttgaaaattttatcagAAAAGTGGGTTAAAAATTAGGTAACAACATGtaggttcttcatctatgattggaTATTGATCGGTATGACCCTAATTTATTCTCGtcgcatccataaccatagttttataagaattattgttgtcatttacaacttcatacacgttgctagcactagaagttgaccaaACCATCCTTTTGACCATGGTTTCGTGAGGAATAAATGGTTTTTCAAGTGCATGCCAACACATATATTCCTCCAagaaccctttgtgtagaacatgtatcattacaacatctggatcgaGAAACGTTTTCTTCTTACACAtcttgcatggacacctaatattgcctccactaatatttcttggaTTAGGTATtacgtaattaataaaactctaaacctcattaaaataatccatcctctgcaatccttagggtgaatctcgatacatccatgaacgatcatccatgatttCTATCGAAActatatcaaataatgatgacaacatgtattaattaactatgttaactaaataaatttacaaaaatattggtttaagaTTATTTAACTTACTTTAATACTTCTCTTAATTAATTACCAATTATCTAAGTACATacaaatttgtatatttttccagaaattacaacttgaaaataaaattgacaaaatataaaacggatccttaaataagtcattatttatttcatcacaacacacctATGTTGGTAGTTTGAtataagtttcaacaatttacaaacaaatacaattttacaaaatttaaaacaaaccataacacgtacaaaatcataaatacaatttattttataggtaACACTAGTGCTGTAATAAAGCTCAataatttattgagatttttacattaaataaacttgaaattataaatGACTCATAAGGATAtgtgaaaaaaggaaaaaaattacactatagagtttttttttaacaaagctcaatgtaattgaattttttttttgtttttttcagttttgtttagATCTATCTATGGAGTATTTTGCTTTTGAAGTAGTTTCTGTTCTGCAAACTCTTATACGTCAACCTCACTAGCATtgactttttctctctttttttatatggagCTTTCCTAAGTTATTATGGTGTTGCTTTGActcgggaaaaaaaaatagaaaaaataaatggttgTTGTCCAATGGATTTCCAAGTATTTTTGTTCAACAAAATGGCATGTATATGTTGatcaaaaccctaatttgtttttatacaaAAGATCAAAACCCTAATTAACTCACGAAACTATTGGAAACAAAATATTGATcttattattgaatataaaaGTGATAGCACactaaacaaaataatagtCATGAGACTTAAATTTTACAACTgtaaacaatttgaaaacacACATCACcaaattttcatgaaaactCCAACTCATATGTCTAATTATACAATCACAACAAGGTCAAAGAGTACGGGCTTGCtggtaataaataaatttaaaggctTATTCGAACTTCGCCACCATctgctttaaaatatatttttttggtaccAAAGGCTTATCCGGCCATCTTATGGAAAGAGTcctatatatatgtaaataccTTGTATAGGAATAATTATCATGTATAGTACATTCCACCCGTGTATTATACACAACCCTAAAGGTATTTATATCAAGGAAGGGCTGCTGTGATTGGCGTCCAACACATTATACATTAATTCAATCTCTTTACAAAactcaacttggtatcagagcagcaACAAAATCTTCCTTCACGCTTCTGGTTTATTGTTCGGTCGTCTCCTCCAGACCGTTGCACTCCTCTGCTTTCGTCTTCATTCAGGGTAGTTTCTTTCAGCCCTTCCTTCCTCACTTGTCTGTCtgcctctccctctctcttgacAATGGACAACCAAGAACAAGAACTTCAACATggtgctgctgttgcaccaatCTCTCAATCCTCTTTAGCGGCTGCTACTGCCAGCATAGTTCCTATGAACTCTTCTCTGGATACCATGAACAGGTCTGCCATCATTCCTCTTTCTAATACGCAGCAGGTAATCTCCTTACGACTCTCCAATACCAATTTCTTGTATTGGAGGATGCAGATGAAACCGTTTCTCTTGGGCCAAGGTGTGTACTCCTTTGTTGATGGCACCTCACCATGTCCTCCCTCTCATCTTATATCTACTACCACATCCTTACCATCGGTCAATCCTTCATATCTACTATGGACACAACAAGATCACCTAATCATGAGTGCTCTTTTATCCTCGCTCTCCACAGAAGTGCTGCATCTAGTTGTGGATTGTAAAACTTCTCAAGAAATCTGGACAACGCTGGAAACTGCCCTTGCTTCCCCTTCAAACTCACGGATTATGCAGCTCCACGGTGCATTCCAAGATTTACGACAGCACGATGACTCTGCCAGCACTTATTTGCAGAAGGCTAAGGCCTTGTTTGATGAACTTGCAGCTGCTGGCAGACCAATCTCCATGGCCGAATTTAATTTGTATGTGTTTCGGGGGTTACGTAGTGATTTTAAGGATTTGGTAACCAACCTGTCCACTAAGGCTGATCCCATCTCTTACACAGACCTCCATAGCCATCTCCTCACACATGAATTTCTCCATAAGGCTTCACTCCATCCTGCTGTAACAGCTCCTCTATTACCAACTCCATCACAGCAGCCATCTGTATTTTTTGGGCAGCGTCAGTTTGGTTCTAGTACTGGAAGAAGGGGCCGGTTTCGTGGGGGTTGGAGACAGAGTAATCGTAGCTACAATCGTGGGAATCATGGCTATAGTTCAGACTCAGCAAATAATAGTTATGGTTATGGTTCAGGTCCGAAATTTGGACAACAACAAAACCGGTTTTCATCTGGCTCTGGTCAGCAGTTTGGGCAGCAAGGAAACCGATTGGGAGGCTATAACAGAACTGCGAAGTGTCAGCTGTGTTATGACTATGGACATACCGCCCAGCAGTGCTCTCAATTGGCTACTCATAATCTACAAGCTAATGCCAATTTAGCATTTAATAATGCTCTTATAACTGCTCCTGTTACTTGGTTTCCTGATACAGGTGCAAATCATCATGTGACACCGGACCTTGGGAGTATGACGAGCTCAGAACCTTATTGCGGTAATGATCATTTACATGTTGGAGATGGTAAAGGCCTCACTATTTCTAATATTGCTCACTCTAAAATTCGTTCACCCAAACGCACATTTACCTTATCCAATATTTTACATGTGCCTCACATTAAAAAATCTCTACTTTCTGTTCAAAAGTTTTGTCTTGAGaataatgtgttttttgaatttcatccatttttattttatgttaaggacCTCATGACAAAGGAGGTGCTTCTTTCCGGTCGGAGTAGAGATGGTCTATATATTTTATCCGCATCGTCTGCAATGTCGTTGCCTCAAGTCTTCTCGTCTACATGTGTCTCTACTTCTACTGATGTCTGGCATCGTCGGCTTGGACATCCTAGTCCACACATTCTGAATTTTCTAGTGTCAACTAAACAAGTGTCCTGTAcgtcaaaacaatttaattttaattgtccaGCATGTCCTTTGGGAAAATCTTCTCGTCTGACTTTAAAAACTACGGGTCATCAAACTCAAGCTCCTCTTGATCttatttttagtgatgtttggggtcaTTCCCCTATGTTTTCATCCGATGGTTTtcgctattttgttatttttgtggatGCCCATACCAAATTTATCTGGTTTTATCCTTTGGTTgcaaaatctgatgtgtttgctatatttcatcaatttcaagCACTTGTTGAGCgccaattttctttaaaaattaagtctgttcaaacagattggggtggtgaatatcGCAAACTCAATACATATTTCAAAACCATTGGTATTCAGCATCGTGTTATTTGTCCGCatactcatgaacaaaatggaATGGTTGAACGTCGTCATCGACATATTGTTGAAACTGGGCTCACTCTTCTTGGCCAATGTAAAGCTCCCCTAAAATACTGGAGTTATGCTTTTGAAAGTTCAGTATATTTGATTAATCGCATGCCCACTGTTTTTCTTAATCATAAAACACCATTTGAATGTCTTTTAAAATCACCTCCTGATTATGCTTTCCTTCGCACTTTCGGGTGTCTTTGCTTTCCATTTCTTCGTCCATACAATGCTCATAAGTTAGATTTTCGCTCATCCCCTTGTGTCTTTCTAGGATATAGCAATTCTCATTTAGGATATCGATGTCTTGATTTGTCATCAAATCGTATTTATCTTGCTCGTCATGTTCATTTTCATGAAACTGTTTTCCCTCTTGACAAAACTGAATAGATTGTAGCTTCACCCATACAACCTCCTGCTGCTACTTTCCAGCCCATCCCATCATCCTATCCAAACACTCACCCGGCACCCCCTGCACATCACACAACCCTTTCGGCACCCTTACCATTACCTGCATATCACTGTCATGATCATTCCTCAGGTACAGGTTCAGACTTGCCGTTCTCTCTTGCTGGATCATCTACCGTCTTCCCTGTTGTTCCCACCAGCAGTGAACAAAGTATGGAGGTCACCCCTGTTGGTTCCCCTGTCAGCTCCCCTGTTCGTCTCCCCAGGAGTGAACAGATTGTGACTGTCTCACCTGCTGTTTCCCCTTCTCGGCTTGGCCCTGTATTGAGCTCCTCATCGCCAGGTTCTTCATCTATTTCCTCTCCTAGACTTAATTTATGTGTTGATTTGTCTCAATTCTCCCTTCAGCAAGCCACGACTAGTGAGTCTGCCACTCCCCCTCCTACTGCCCGCACTCACTCCATGGTACTTCGCCCACGTGCATCCAAGACAACAAATTTTAGTGTCTCCCCTGCCTCCCGGGTAGTTTCTCTACCTCAACAGGAACCACTTTCTTTCAAAGATGCCAACCGGTACTTGATTTGGCATAATGCTATGATAGAGGAAATCAAGGCACTTCATGGTAATCACACTTGGTCACTGGTGCCCTTACATCCATCCATGAATGTGGTTGGCAGTAGGTGGGTTTATAAGATTAAGCGGCATGCCGATGGTCGAATTGACAGATATAAAGCACGGTTGGTTGCCCACGGTTTCACGCAGCAAGAGGGGATTGATTACTTGGAGACATTTAGTCCAGTGGTTAAGCCTACCACGGTTCGACTTGTGATCACGATTGCTGTCACACATggttggaaaattcatcagTTAGATGTCCATAATGCCTTCTTGAATGGCATTCTTCAGGAAGAAGTGTACATGGCACAACCACCTGGCTTTGTTGATCCTACACTTCCATCTTATGTGTGTCGTCTTCATAAATCCTTGTATGGTTTGAAACAAGCACCTCGAGCATGGTACAATCGATTAAGTGAGTTTCTCATCTCCATTGGATTTTAGGCATCCAAGGTTGATACTTCTctgtttattctattttttggtggtgcaatgatctatctgcttgtgtatgttgatgatattctatTAACTGGGAGTGACTCGGCCTTGCTTCAACGACTGATTACTTTGTTGAGTTCAGAGTTTAAGCTTCGGGACTTAGGGTCGGCTCACTTCTTCCTCGGAATAGAAGTTAAATCGACTTCTATGGGTCTCTTACTCAGTCAACACAAGTACACACTAGACATTATCCAACGAGCAGGTATGACTTCTTGCAAACCAGTTGATACTCCGTTGTCTCCCTCGTCTAAATTGGGATCTGTGCCTGGTACTCTTCACTCTACCCCAACACGGTATAGACATATTGTTGGTGCTCTACAGTACCTTACTTTCACTAGACCTGATATTTGCTATGCAGTAAACAAGGtgtgtcagtttatgcatgctcctactgAGGACCATTGGGGGGCAGTTAAACGCATCTTACGTTATCTTCAGGCGACAGCCACCTATGGTCTGCATATTACTCGGGACTCCTCCTTGTCTCTTCATGGCTTTACTGATGCTGACTGGGCTGGCAGTATTGATGATCGAAAATCCATAGGTGGTTATCTTGTGTACCTTGGTTCCACTCCTATTTCCTGGAAATCTGGGAAACAACGCACTGTTGCTAGATCCTCTACAGAAGCTGAATACAAAGCCTTAGCTGATGGTACTGCTGAAATCTTGTGGATTCGCTCTTTGTTGTCAGAACTACGACTTCCATCTTCACCCAGTACTACGTTATGGTGTGATAATTTAGGGGCCACTTTTCTGTCTGCGAATCCAGTGTTTCACGCACGTACTAAACATGTTGAAGTtgattatcactttgttcgtGATCGCGTTGCTAAGAAAGAAATTCAGGTACGATTCATCTCTTCAAAGGATCAACTAGCTGATGTTCTTACCAAGCCTCTCCCTCCAGTTTCGTTTGTTTTCTTTCGATCCAAGCTTCGGGTGGAGTCTCCACCTTCAGCTTGATGGGGCATCTTATGGAAAGAGTcctatatatatgtaaataccTTGTATAGGAATAATTATCATGTATAGTACATTCCACCCGTGTATTATACACAACCCTAAAGGTATTTATATCAAGGAAGGGCTGCTGTGATTGGCGTCCAACACATTATACATTAATTCAATCTCTTTACAAAACTCAACTGGCCAAGAATAGAATAATATCATAGCCTCTCCTGTCTTATAGGGAGCTTGGTATCATTTCTTGTTGTTCTTGGCTTCTTTCTGGGTCATGCCTTGCCAATTCCTCTAATAGTATTGCAAATCTCTCCATAACTGGTGCACGTAAGGAAACCAAAAGCATAACCCCACGCTCTCCGTTCTTGAATCGATACGGCAGGAAATAGGTTCCTGCAATAGAAATTTCATCAGGCATAGCCTTGGGTGGCCCAGTATAAATTGTGTTGCCCCATCCATAGTCCACCTGATCGAACCCAAAACCTGTTAAGTCTGACACGACATATGATTGTAACCCTATAGGCTGCCCTTTGGTTATCTCCATTAGATCAGCCAATGATCTCATGTACTCCTCAGTTATTCTATTCTTGGAATTTCTTATCAATTCCAACGCATACCCTAAAGAGTTTAAGCAAAGCTTCCTAGCATTTGTTACAGCTGCTGGCAAAGCTAGCACGTTACCATAATATCCTTTCGGTAATGGAGGGTTAAATTTGGAACGTGCGTTGACAAGCATTTGCATGCGCATCTCCTCATTAGGGTTAGCTTGAGATGCTATGGCATAGCATCTCCATAAGCATGCAGTTATTACCTCAAAATTTGAACATGGGTGTAAATGAGAAGGAATCCATCTACGAATGTTGGATAATTCCTTGCGGTTAAGAACAAAACTACGGTGGGCTACAGCGTGAACCTGGCCGTGGAATTCAGGCACCTTGGCTGTAGGATCAACAGCAACAGGAGCATCATTACCATATTCATTGTGTCTGCATGTAACTCGTGGCGGATTCCTAGCACAGAGGAGTTCCCTTCGCCACACAGGTAGAATTGAAGGGGCTTGAGCACCTCGTGCAATCTCACCTATGGCATTCAATACCTGAAGCATGCCGAATGCATCAGTCATTGGGTGATTAAGACGGAGCCCTAGTACAAAACCACCACACTTCAAGCGTGTCACCTGTTAATATaatgtaaaattattaatactttATGAGAATGTAATTGATGGAATATTACcatcattgttttaattatatttttgaattttctcgataataataataataataataatgaaagaatGAATAAACATTAGCCAATAATGTCCTATACGTACCTGAAAAATCAATAATGGGGTATTGAGGATCCCTTCTGATCCTGGGACGTTGTAAAGAAGTTCCTGAAAGCATGGGAAAGGAGATGGAATTGGATCACCAAACTGCTCGACCGTGGCATCGGCATCGGCTTCGATGAACAAGACACCCTCACCAGTACAATCAACTATAAGCTTATTGTCTGGCCCTTGTCTAATCCTACCAGCAAAAGGGTAATAATACACAAGTGCCTGCGCAATTGCCTCCTTTATTACCTTCACAGGATCTTTCCCTTGCATCG from the Populus nigra chromosome 1, ddPopNigr1.1, whole genome shotgun sequence genome contains:
- the LOC133678220 gene encoding benzyl alcohol O-benzoyltransferase-like, with protein sequence MATPTSISFAVRRCEPELVAPAKATPHEFRQLSDIDRQLYLQFQSPHYNLYAHNPSMQGKDPVKVIKEAIAQALVYYYPFAGRIRQGPDNKLIVDCTGEGVLFIEADADATVEQFGDPIPSPFPCFQELLYNVPGSEGILNTPLLIFQVTRLKCGGFVLGLRLNHPMTDAFGMLQVLNAIGEIARGAQAPSILPVWRRELLCARNPPRVTCRHNEYGNDAPVAVDPTAKVPEFHGQVHAVAHRSFVLNRKELSNIRRWIPSHLHPCSNFEVITACLWRCYAIASQANPNEEMRMQMLVNARSKFNPPLPKGYYGNVLALPAAVTNARKLCLNSLGYALELIRNSKNRITEEYMRSLADLMEITKGQPIGLQSYVVSDLTGFGFDQVDYGWGNTIYTGPPKAMPDEISIAGTYFLPYRFKNGERGVMLLVSLRAPVMERFAILLEELARHDPERSQEQQEMIPSSL